A section of the Pelomicrobium methylotrophicum genome encodes:
- a CDS encoding aromatic ring-hydroxylating oxygenase subunit alpha, whose translation MSRNAMQWAQRPKFPPTHYVDSRVYTSEEIFREEQEKIFNKVWIIACHESEIPNAYDYRTFRHPGGQNLIIIRGDDNQVRAFYNICPHRGNVILYDPSGNAKRMTCIFHAWSFDCRGNCIDISRGKEGYQDRLSLQDVGLREVRCEVGYGGFVWVNVDDNACTLKEYIGDALSMLEPHMQEPLEVFHYHKAIVNTNYKLWHDTNSEFYHDFMHYFNRITGMLQPGYFDRKYVGYPNGHASVGSMEIKYDKYEGSKDRKVGWPGLAPGGWILIDIFPGMTYNLRTSVLRMDTAIPLGPNKVIIEFRGLGLKRDTPEMRAERIFDHNMIWGPFGRNLHEDLLGVHGQGIAMRDERTDSRWVLHGREENMTIHDEGGMRHYYAEWSRRMGRPAYDPFGDRGIAGKAAAA comes from the coding sequence TCTTCCGCGAGGAACAGGAGAAGATCTTCAACAAGGTGTGGATCATTGCCTGCCACGAGAGCGAGATCCCGAACGCCTACGATTACCGCACCTTCCGGCATCCGGGCGGCCAAAACCTCATCATCATCCGGGGCGACGACAACCAGGTCCGCGCCTTCTACAACATCTGCCCGCACCGCGGCAACGTGATTCTCTACGACCCCTCGGGCAACGCCAAGCGCATGACGTGCATCTTCCACGCTTGGTCGTTCGACTGCCGCGGCAACTGCATCGATATCTCCCGCGGCAAGGAGGGGTATCAGGATCGGCTGAGCCTGCAGGACGTGGGCTTAAGGGAAGTGCGCTGCGAAGTGGGCTACGGCGGGTTCGTGTGGGTCAACGTGGACGACAACGCATGCACGCTGAAAGAGTACATCGGCGACGCGCTCTCCATGCTGGAGCCCCACATGCAAGAGCCGCTGGAGGTGTTCCACTACCACAAGGCCATCGTGAACACGAACTACAAGCTGTGGCACGACACCAACAGCGAGTTCTACCACGACTTCATGCACTACTTTAACCGCATCACCGGCATGCTCCAGCCGGGTTACTTCGACCGCAAGTATGTGGGCTACCCCAACGGGCACGCCTCGGTGGGGTCCATGGAGATCAAATACGACAAGTACGAAGGCAGCAAGGACCGCAAGGTGGGCTGGCCGGGGCTTGCACCGGGGGGGTGGATCCTGATCGACATCTTCCCGGGAATGACCTACAACCTGCGCACCTCGGTGCTGCGGATGGACACCGCCATCCCGCTGGGACCGAACAAGGTGATCATCGAGTTCCGCGGCCTGGGGCTCAAGCGCGACACCCCCGAGATGCGCGCCGAGCGCATCTTCGACCACAACATGATCTGGGGGCCGTTCGGGCGCAACCTCCACGAAGACCTGCTGGGCGTGCACGGCCAGGGCATCGCCATGCGCGACGAGCGCACCGACAGCCGCTGGGTGCTGCATGGGCGCGAGGAGAACATGACCATCCACGACGAAGGCGGCATGCGGCATTACTATGCGGAGTGGAGCCGGCGCATGGGCCGGCCGGCCTACGACCCGTTCGGCGATCGGGGCATTGCCGGTAAAGCAGCCGCCGCTTGA
- a CDS encoding aromatic-ring-hydroxylating dioxygenase subunit beta: MSNTRAMVEELVYKSCLLLDDKDFKGYLDLCDPEFRYTITAYSPEIRKEMTWLEHDKAGMQTLFNNLPRHNSDHSPLTRHATVYTVEIDEAKKEARVVSALQVFKTTLDGGITELFGVGKLHDTVRLNGGTAKLLRRNVRLDTRMLGIGYHIPF; this comes from the coding sequence ATGAGCAACACCAGAGCCATGGTGGAGGAGCTGGTCTACAAAAGCTGCCTCCTCCTGGATGACAAGGACTTCAAGGGCTATCTCGACCTGTGTGACCCGGAATTTCGCTACACCATTACTGCGTATAGCCCGGAGATCAGGAAGGAGATGACGTGGCTGGAGCACGACAAGGCAGGTATGCAGACCCTGTTCAACAATCTGCCGCGTCACAACAGCGATCATTCGCCGCTCACCCGCCACGCCACGGTCTACACGGTGGAGATCGACGAGGCGAAAAAGGAGGCGCGGGTCGTCTCCGCGCTGCAGGTGTTCAAAACGACGCTCGACGGCGGGATCACGGAGCTGTTCGGCGTCGGAAAGCTGCATGACACGGTCAGGCTCAACGGCGGGACCGCCAAGCTCCTGCGGCGCAACGTGAGGCTGGACACGCGAATGCTGGGGATCGGCTACCACATTCCGTTCTAG